From the Kitasatospora atroaurantiaca genome, the window GCAGCACCAGGAAGAGCAGCAGGGTCAGCGCACTGCCGACGATGCAGGCGAGCGCGATCTCCCCGGCGATCAGAGCCCTGATCCTGGTCGGACCGGCCCCGGCGGCGGTGAGTCCGGTGATCCGCTCGGGGTGTGCCGCGGGTACCGCCCGGGCGGCGACGGCGGAGAGCCAGGCGACGGCGGCGAGCGGCGGCAGACACCAGAGCAGCCGGATCAGCGAGGCCCCGGCCGGTTCGGTGAGCGCCCGTCCGAGTGCGCGGAGCAGGAATCCGGCGACCACGGCGGCGGCGGTCGCGGTGAGCAGCCAGCGGCCGAGGTCGGCGACCCGGTAGCCCCTGGCCAGACGGAGATAGAGCACCGATCTCCCTCTCAGCGGCCGGCGACGGCGTTGACGGCCGTAGCGGCGGTGCCGTGCAGAACCGGTGCGATCGGGCCGACGAGCCTCCCGTCGACCAGGGACACCGTGCGGTCCGCGTAGCGGGCGAGTTCCGGGTCGTGGGTCGCCAGCACCAGGGTGAGCTGGTGCGAGCGGGCGGCGCTGGCCAGTATCCGCAGCACCTGGTCCTGGGCCTCCCGGTGAAGGGGAGCGGTCGGGTCGTCGGCGAAGACCACGGGCGGCAGCGGCGCGAGCGCGCGGGCCACCGCGATCCGCTGCCGCTGACTCTGGACCAGTTCGGCGGGCCGGCGGGTGGCGCACTCGGACACGTCGAGGCGCTCCAGCCACTCGGCGGCGGCGGAGTAGGCGGCCTTGTGCCCGGCTCCGGCCAGCAGGAGGGGGAGGGCGACGTTCTCCCGGGCCGTCAGTTCCGGTACCAGGTGCGGCTCGGAGCCGACGAAGCCGAAGCGGTCCCGGCGCAGCCGCTCGCGTCCGGCCCGGCTCAGGGTGTGCACGGGCGAGCTGTTGAACCAGACCTCTCCCTCGTCCACCGGCAGCAGTGCGGAGAGACAGCCGAGCAGGGTGCTCTTGCCGGAGCCGCGCGGGCCGGTGATGGCGAGCACCTCGCCGTCCCGTACACCGAGGGAGACGCCGCGCAGGGCGGGAGTGCCGTGGTGGGACTTGACGATCCCTCGGGCCCACAGCACGTCGTTGTCAGGCGGGGCCGACATGAGTTCCATCCTGGTGCGTACGGGGATATGACAGTCGTCAGATTAGAACGACAGGGCCGTATCGAGGTTGCGGCACACTGGCCCATCCGGGGGCAAAATCCCGCGAATCCGGCGTGTTGGGAGCAGAAAAACACCGCAGGGCGGTCCCGGAACTCCCCTGTGAGGGGCCGGGACCGCCCTGCGGCGGAGGGTGGGACGGAACGTCAGAGCTTCGCCCACGCGTCGGTGAGGCTGGTCCGCAGGATCTGCTCGATCTCGTCGAAGGTCGACTGGTTCGAGATCAGCGGCGGGGCCAGCTGGACGACCGGGTCGCCACGGTCGTCGGCGCGGCAGTACAGGCCGTTGTCGAAGAGCGCCTTCGACAGGAAGCCGTAGAGCACGCGCTCGACCTCGTCGTCGTTGAACGACTCCTTGGTGACCTTGTCCTTCACGAGCTCGATGCCGTAGAAGAACCCGTTGCCGCGGACGTCGCCGACGATCGGCAGGTCGCGCAGCTTGTTCAGGGTGCCCAGGAACGCGGCCTCGTTGTCGAGGACGTGCTGGTTGAGGCCCTCGCGCTCGAAGATGTCGAGGTTGGCCAGCGCCACCGCGGAGGAGACCGGGTGGCCACCGAAGGTGTAGCCGTGCAGGAAGGTGTTGTCACCCTTGTAGAACGGCTCCGCCAGGCGGTCCGAGATGATCGTGGCACCGATCGGGGAGTAGCCCGAGGTCATGCCCTTGGCGCAGGTGATCATGTCGGGCTGGTAGCCGAACTTGTCGGCGCCGAACATGGTGCCCAGGCGGCCGAAGGCGCAGATGACCTCGTCCGAGACCAGCAGCACGTCGTGGCGGTCGCAGATCTCGCGCAGGCGCTGGAAGTACCCGGGCGGCGGCGGGAAGCAGCCACCGGCGTTCTGCACCGGCTCGACGAAGACGGCGGCGACGGTGTCGGCACCCTCGTTGAGGATCGCGACCTCGATCTCGTCGGCGCACCAGCGGCCGTACGCCTCGGGGTCGACCGTGCCGTCGGGACCGGCCAGGAAGGCGGGGGCGCGGTAGATGTTGGTGTTCGGCGCCTTGTGGGTGCCCGGCACCAGCGGCTCGAACGGGGCCTTCAGGCCCGGCAGGCCGGTGATGGAGAGGGCGCCCTGCGGGGTGCCGTGGTAGGCGACGGCGCGCGAGATGACCTTGTACTTGGTCGGCTTGCCGGTCAGCTTGAAGTACTGCTTGGCCAGCTTCCACGCGGTCTCGACGGCCTCGCCGCCACCGGTGGAGAAGAAGACCTTGTTCAGGTCGCCGGGCGCGTAGTGGGCCAGGCGCTCGGCCAGCTCGACGGCCTTCGGGTGGGCGTAGCTCCACACCGGGAAGAAGGCGAGCTCCTTGGCCTGCTTGGCAGCGGCCTCGGCCAGCTCCTCGCGGCCGTGGCCCGCCTGGACCACGAACAGGCCGGCGAGGCCGTCGAGGTACTTCTTGCCCTTGTCGTCCCAGACGTAGGTGCCTTCGCCCTTGACGATCGTCGGCACGGGGGAGTTCTCGTACGACGACATGCGGGTGAAGTGCATCCACAGGTGGTCGTAGGCGGTCTTGGAAAGGTCCTTCTGCGCCGGGTCGGCTGTCATCGGGTGCCCCAGGTGTAGGTCTGTTTCCGGAGCTTCAGGTAAACGAAGCTCTCGGTGCTCCGCACGCCGGGAAGCGCGCGGATGCGCTTGTTGATCATTTCGAGCAGGTGCTCGTCGTCCTCGCAGACCAGCTCGGCCAGCAGGTCGAACGAGCCTGCGGTGCAGACCACGTAGTCGACCTCGTCGAGGGCGGCCAGCGCGTCGGCGACGGGTTCGACATCGCCCTCGATCTTGATCCCCACCATCGCCTGGCGGGTGAACCCGACGGTGAGGGGATCGGTGACGGCGACGATCTGCATCACGCCTTGGTCGAGCAGCTTCTGAACCCGCTGGCGTACGGCTGCCTCCGAAAGGCCTACGGCCTTGCCGATGGCGGCGTACGGGCGGCGCCCGTCCTCCTGGAGCTGCTCGATGATCGCCTTGGAGGCGGCATCGAGGGGAACGCTCGCGTTCCGGTCGCGGTTGGCCACGACGCCACTGTGCCTGATCCACTTGCTCCGCGCAAGCCAGTGCACTGCTGATTTCGTTGCCATTTCCAAAATTGCATACGGATTACGTCGCATTCTCGGTCGAGGCCTGTCGATAACCGCAGCACCAGGGGTACCCTGGTCAGGTACACGCGCAGGCGTGCACAACCACCAGTGGACCGCGGCTCGCCGGGCCCGGCCACTCGGCGCCCGGTACCCTGGCGCCGGTCTTGCAACGTCGCAGGCCCAGACCGAGGAGAGACCCGTGAGCGAGCTTCGTACGCTGCGCAACTACATCAACGGTGAGTTCGTCGATGCGGCGGACGGCCGCACGCTGGACGTGATCGACCCGACCACCGGCCAGGTGTACGCCACCTCGCCGCTGTCCGGTCCGGCCGATGTGGACGCGGCGATGGCGTCGGCCGCCGTGGCGTTCCCGGCCTGGCGGGACGCCACCCCGAGCACCCGGCAGAAGCTGCTGCTGAAGATCGCGGACGCGGTCGAGGCGCGCGCCGAGGAGATCGTGGACGCCGAGTGTCGCAACACCGGCAAGCCGCGCGGCCTGACCCTTTCGGAGGAGATCGGCCCGATGGTCGACCAGCTCCGCTTCTTCGCCGGCGCCGCCCGCCTGCTCGAGGGCAAGGCCGCCGGTGAGTACATGGACGGGATGACCTCGATCATCCGCCGCGAGCCGGTGGGCGTCTGCGCCCAGGTCGCGCCGTGGAACTACCCGATGATGATGGCCGTCTGGAAGTTCGCCCCGGCCATCGCCGCGGGCAACACCGTGGTCCTCAAGCCCTCGGACACCACCCCGGCCTCCACCGTCCTGCTCGCCGAGATCATCGGCGGCATCCTCAAGGACCTGGAGCTGCCCGCCGGCATCTTCAACGTCGTCACCGGTGACCGCGAGACCGGCCGCCTGATGGTCGAGCACCGCACCCCCGCGATGGCCTCCATCACCGGTTCGGTGCGCGCCGGTATCCAGGTCGCCGAGTCCGCCTCCAAGGACGTCAAGCGCGTGCACCTCGAGCTGGGCGGCAAGGCCCCGGTCGTGGTCTTCGAGGACGCCGACATCGCCGAGGCCGTCGAGGGCATCTCGGTCGCCGGCTTCTTCAACGCCGGCCAGGACTGCACCGCGGCGACCCGCGTGCTGGTGCACGAGTCGATCCACGACGCGTTCGTGGAGGCCCTCGCCAAGGCCGCGGCCGACACCAAGACCGGTGGCATCGACGACGAGGACGTGCTCTACGGCCCGCTGAACAACGCCAACCAGCTCAAGCAGGTGGCCGGCTTCATCGACCGCCTCCCCTCCCACGCCAAGATCGAGGCCGGTGGCCACCAGGTCGGCGAGGTCGGCTACTTCTACGCCCCGACCGTCGTGTCCGGCCTGAAGCAGGACGACGAGATCATCCAGAACGAGGTCTTCGGCCCGGTCATCACCGTGCAGAAGTTCTCCGACGAGGAGCAGGCCGTCGAGTACGCCAACGGGGTGGAGTTCGCCCTGGCCTCCTCCGTCTGGACGAAGGACCACGCCCGGGCCATGCGGATGTCCCGCCGGCTGGACTTCGGCTGCGTCTGGATCAACACCCACATCCCGCTGGTCGCCGAGATGCCGCACGGTGGCTTCAAGAAGTCCGGCTACGGCAAGGACCTCTCCTCGTACGGCTTCGAGGACTACACCCGCGTCAAGCACGTCATGACCGCGATCTAAGGACCGTACGCAACCGGGTTCCTCCAGGGGCGCGGGGAACTGCGCGACCGAGGCACGACGTCCGTGCACGGTTGATCGCGCAGTTCCCCGCGCCCCTGCTTGTTCACCGATCTTGTCAGGGTGTCACGGCGACGCGTTGACCACGTGACAAGATGCAACTGCATGTCAGACGGCCGGTTCCCTAGGCTTGCCGCATGAGCATCCCCACCGCTGACTCAGCCGCCGGGCAGGCCGTGAAGGCCGCCGACCGCGCGCACGTCTTCCACTCGTGGTCCGCCCAGGCACTGATCGACCCCCTCGCGGTGGCCGGTGCCGAGGGCTCGTACTTCTGGGACTACGAGGGCAACCGCTACCTCGACTTCTCCTCGCAGCTGGTGAACACCAACATCGGGCACCAGCACCCGAAGGTGGTCGCCGCGATCCAGGAGCAGGCCGCGAAGCTCTGCACTCTCGCGCCCGGCTTCGCGGTGGAGTCGCGCAGCGAGGCCGCCCGGCTGATCGCCGAGCGCACCCCCGGTGACCTCGACAAGATCTTCTTCACCAACGGCGGGGCCGAGGCCGTCGAGAACGCCATCCGGATGGCCCGGCTGCACACCGGCCGGCAGAAGGTCATGTCGACCTACCGCTCGTACCACGGCGCCACCGCCAACGCGATCGCCCTGACCGGCGACCCGCGCCGCTGGGCCAACGAGACCGGCGTCTCCGGCATCGTCCACTTCTGGGGCCCGTACGCCTACCGCTCGCCGTTCCACTCGGAGAACGAGGCGCAGGAGTGCGAGCGCGCGCTGGCGCACCTCGAGGAGACGATCGCCTTCGAGGGCCCGCACACCGTCGCAGCGATCATCCTGGAGACCGTGGTCGGCACCGCAGGCATCCTGATCCCGCCGGCCGGGTACCTGGCGGGCGTCCGGGCGATCTGCGACCGCTACGGGATCGTCTTCATCCTGGATGAGGTCATGGCCGGCTTCGGCCGCACCGGTGAGTGGTTCGCCGCCGACCACTGGGGCGTCACCCCCGACCTGCTGACCTTCGCGAAGGGCGTCAACTCCGGCTATGTGCCGCTGGGCGGCGTGGCGATCAGCGCGGAGATCGCCGCAACCTTCGCCGAGCGGCCGTTCCCCGGCGGCCTGACCTACTCGGGTCACCCGCTGGCCTGCGCCTCCGCCGTGGCGACCATCAACGCGATGGCCGAGGAGGGCATCGTCGAGCACGCCAAGCACATCGGCGAGAACGTGCTCGGCCCCGGCCTGCGCGAGCTGGCGGAGCGTCACCCGTCGATCGGCGAGGTGCGCGGCCTCGGCGTCTTCTGGGCGCTCGACCTGGTGAAGAACCGTGAGACCCGCGAGCCGATGGTGCCGTACAACGCGTCCGGTGCCGCCAACGCGCCGATGGCCGAGCTGGCCGCCGCCTGCAAGCAGCGCGGCCTCTGGCCCTTCGTCAACATGAACCGCTTCCACGTGGTGCCGCCGTGCACCGTCACCGAGGAGGAGGCCAAGACCGGTCTGGCGATCCTCGACGAGGCACTGACGCTCACGGACGCGCACACCGTCTGACGACCAGCCGTCGCGGCCCCGGGCAGTGCTGCCCGGGGCCGCCCTGTGTTCGGAGAACATTCATGACCTTCACCCGTCGTAGCGTCCTGAGCGCCGCGGGCCTGCTCGGCCTGTCCGCCTGCGGCATACCCGCCGCCTACGTGCCGGACGACCGGCGCTCCGTCGCCGACCGTTCGGAACGGGACAGGGCGCTCAACTTCTCCAACTGGACGCAGTACATCGACGTCGACGAGAAGACCGGCAAGCGGCCCACCCTGGAGGAGTTCCGCCAGCGCACCGGCATCGACGTCACCTACACCGAGGACATCAACGACAACGACGAGTTCTTCGGCAAGATCAGCCCGGTGCTCGCCCAGGGCGGCGACCCGGGACGCGACCTGATGGTGGTCAGCGACTGGATGGCCGGGCGCTACGTGGCGCTCGGGTGGGTGCAGAAGCTCGACAAGGCGAACCTGCCCAACGTGACCGAGCACCTGGACCCGCAGCTCAGCCACCCCGCCTTCGACCCCGAGCGCACCCACAGCGTGCCCTGGCAGTCCGGGATCACCGGGATCGCGTACAACAGGAAGGCGCTCGGCCGGGAGATCCGGAGCACCGCCGAGCTGTGGGCCCCGGACCTCAAGGGGCGGGTCACGCTCTTCGCCGGGATGGACGAGGCACTGGGGTTGCTGATGCTGGCTCAGGGCGCGGACATCTCCGCCTTCACGGCCGACGACGCACACCGGGCCATGGACCAGGTCCAGAAGCTGGTCGACGGCAAGCACATCCGCCGCTTCACCGGCAACGACTACACCAGCGACCTGGCCTCCGGCGCGGCGATCGCCTGCCAGGCGTACTCCGGCGACGCGATCCAGCTGAAGGCGCAGAACCCCGACATCGAGTTCGTGGTGCCGGAGGAGGGGGCCGAGCTCTGGGCCGAGAGCCTTCTGGTCCCGGACCGGGCCGAGCACAAGCGCAACGCCGAGCTGCTGATCGACCACTACTACCAGCCCGAGGTGGCCGCCGAACTCGCCGCCTTCGTCCAGTACATCTGCCCGGTGCCGGCCGCCCGCGAGATCCTCGCCAAGGACCCGGAGACCGCCGCCCTCGCCGACGAGCCCCTGATCTTTCCCACCGACGAGATCCGCACCCGCCTCCACACCATGCGGGACGTCACGGCCGCCGAGCGGCCGGAGTTCCACCAGGTGTGGGGACAGGTGGCCGGCGTCTAGCCCGACTCAGCGGCGCACGGCGTCCAGCGCGAGCAGCGCGACGTGCAGGGACAGGCAGGACTCCACCTGGTCCAGGTCGACCGCCAGGATCCGCTCCACCTTGTGCAGCCGGTCGTAGAACGACGGCCGGGACAGGTGCGCGGCGTCGGCGGCTGCCGACTTGTTGCGGCCCTGCTCCAGGTAGATCCGCAGCATCTGCACCAGCTGGCTGCCGTGCTCCGCGTCGTACGCCAGCAGCGGGCCGAGTTCGCGCTCGACGTACGTCTGCAGCCGGGCGTCGTCCCGGAGCAGGTGCAGCAGACCGCGCAGCCGGACGTCCGGCAGCCGGTAGTACGCGGCCGCCCGTCCGCCCGGTGCGTCGTGCAGCGCGGCGTCGGCGACCTGGGTGGCCTCCAGCAGGGTGCGCCGGGCGTCCCGTACCGAGCCGACGGAGGAGCCGACGGCGATCACGGGCTCGGGTGCGGGTGATGCGGCGTCACGGGCACTGTCGGCGACCAGCTTGCGCAGCGCGGCGGCGAAGGCCTCCAGCGCGGCGTGCTCGTCCTGCTGGGAGCCGAGCGCGATCAGCAGGCCGACGCCCTCGTCGTCCAGCGCGCCGACCAGTGCGGAGAGCCGGCAGGTCCGGATCGCGGTGGCGGCCAGCTCGGTGAAGTCGCGCAGCCGGGCCTGGGCCTCCAGCGCGGCCGGGATGGGCCCTCGGCGCTGGCGCAGCATCACGCCGACCAGGCGTCGGCTCTCCAGCGGTACGCCCAGGGCCTGAGCCCGCAGCGCGACCTCCGACACCGTCAGGGCGTGGGTCAGGATGCCGGAGAGCAGCGTGCGGTGGGTCTGCCGCTCCAGGCTCTCGCGGTCGCGGACCACCAGGCGGTTGAGCGCCAGCGTCGCGGCGCCGCGCTCCAGCAGCATCGCGTACCGGTGCGGAGTGTCGGTGGGCAGTGGGCCGGGCTCGTCCACCAGCACCAGCCGCCCCCAGTCCTGGCCGCGAGCCCCGACCGTGGTGACCAGCCAGCCGCTGCGCGGGTCGTACCCCGTACGGCCGGGCGGGCGCACCCCTCGCGAGCGGCGTTCCCAGCTCTCCAGCAGCTCCGACTCCGGGCGGCCCGCGGTGTCGTGGGCGAGGACCTGGTGCGCCAGGTTCTCCAGCACCACCGGCGCTCCGGCCATCTGGGCCACCTGGCGGACCACCTCGCCGGGCTCGGCGCCCTCGACCGCCAGCTCGTTGAAGACCTGGTGCACCGCCTCCGAGGTGCGCAGCAGCTCCAGCTGGGCGTTGACCACCAGGGCGTGCACGGCCTCGGTGACGGCGACGAAGCGCAGCTCGCGACGGAGCACGATCAGCGGCAGTCCGCGCTGCTCGGCGGCGTGCACCAGCGCGCGTGGCAGGGTGTCGAAGTAGCGGCGCCCGAACTCGATCACCAGCCCGGCGACGCCGACCTCGTCCAGCTCCCGGACGTACCGGGCCAGCCCCTCGCGGTCCTCCGGCAGGGCGATTCCGGTGGTCAGCACCAGCTCGCCGCCCTGCAGGACCCCGGCGACGTCCGGCAGCTCGCTAACGTGGACCCAGCGCACCGGGCGTTCCAGGTGGTCGGCGCCGGCCACCACCTGGGGCAGGCCGCGCCGCATCACGTCCAGGTCGAGCACGCGGGCGACGGTGGGGAGCACGGGTGGGCCTCCTGGGGGGATCAGGCTGTCAGGTGAATCATGCATCGTGGCGACGCTCTGTTGCCCTCCTCGAAGCCTTCCACCCTGTAAGGCTTCTGCCGCCCCGGCTGTCGCAGTGACCCTTGTCACCCTCTCGGGCCAGCAGGCATCGTCAGCGGGTCAGCAGTGGCGAGAACCGGATATCACCGTCGGAATCCGTCGCGTAACCAGAAAGCAACAGCGGAATCCCTTGTGGGGTCAATCTGCGGCTGTCAGGATCGCGATCCCGGTGATCCGCCGGACGCCTGCCACGGCTGTGACCCGACCCGGGACGACCGCCGCAGTTGCGCCAATACGCCGACCGACGCGTGCAGCATGACGATCAGTCACCTCGGCAGCGGAATCACCGGCACATGGAGGAATCTGATGGACCTGACCACCTTCGGCTCAGGCGCGCAGTACATCGCGGGCCGCCTCACCGAGGGCACCGGAACGGAGCCCTTCCAGGTCGTCAACCCTGCGGACGGCAGCGTCGTCCAGGAGGTCAGGCTTGCCGCCACGGCCGACGTCGACTCCGCGGTCGCCGCCGCAAAGGCCGCCCTGCCCGAGTGGTCGGGTGTCACCCCCGGCGCCCGTTCCGAGGCCCTGCTCAGACTGGCCGGGATCCTCGCCGACCACGCCGAGGAGTTCGCCCGGGTCGAGACCGCGCAGACCGGCAAGCCGATCAAGCTCTCCACCGAGTTCGACGTGCCCGGCACCGTCGACAACACCTCGTTCTTCGCCGGTGCCGCCCGCAACCTGGAGGGCAAGGCGGCCGGTGAGTGGTCCGGCGACCACACCTCGTACGTCCGCCGAGAGGCGATCGGCGTGGTCGGTTCCATCTCCCCGTGGAACTACCCGCTGCAGATGGCCGCGTGGAAGATCCTCCCGGCCATCGCCGCCGGCAACACCATCGTGCTCAAGCCCGCCGAGCTCACCCCGCTCACCTCGCTGATGTTCGCCCGCGCCTGTACCGAGGCCGGCATCCCCGACGGCGTGGTCAACGTCGTCACCGGCGCGGGCCGCAGCGCGGGCGAGCACCTGGTCTCGCACCCCGACGTCGCGATGGTGTCCTTCACCGGCTCCACCCCCGTCGGCAAGCGGGTCGCCGAGCTCGCCACCGCGACGGTCAAGCGCACGCACCTCGAACTCGGAGGCAAGGCCCCCTTCGTGGTCTTCGACGACGCCGATCTGGACGCCGCGGTCCACGGTGCCGTCGCCGCCTCCCTGATCAACAGCGGGCAGGACTGCACCGCGGCCACCCGCGCCTACGTCCAGCGCCCGCTGTACGAGGCCTTCGTGGCCGGGGTCGCCGAGCTGTACGCGGCGATCCGCCTCGGCGACCCGATGAACCCGCAGACCGACCTCGGCCCGCTGGTCTCGTACACCCACCGGGACCGGGTGGCCGGATTCGTCGAGCGCGCCCGCGGCTACGGCGCCACGATCGTGACCGGCGGCCAGGCCCCGGCCAAGGGCCACGACGGCACCGACCTCAGCCTCGGCGCCTACTACCGGCCCACCCTGATCACCGGCGTCGCCCAGGACAGCGAGGTGGTGCAGGGCGAGATCTTCGGCCCGGTGCTGGTCGCGCTGCCCTTCGACAGCGACGACGAAGGCCTGCGGCTGGCCAACGACACCCCGTACGGCCTCGCCGCCTCCGCCTGGACCCGCGACATCCACCGCTCGCTGCGCGCGACCCGCGAGATCGCGGCCGGCTGCGTCTGGGTCAACGACCACATCCCGATCATCAGCGAGATGCCGCACGGCGGCTACAAGTCCTCCGGCTACGGCAAGGACATGTCGCAGTACTCGCTCGACGAGTACACGCAGGTCAAGCACGTCATGTTCGACACCACGGCGGTCGCCCGCAAGGACTGGCACCGCACGATCTTCGGAGACAGATAACCCCCGTCGTCTCCCCAGCCTCTTCCCCCAGGAGGGTGTCCCCGCATGGAGCTCAACGAGATCACCGACGGCCTGTCAGAGCCGGTCCGCAAGGCCTGGATACGCAGTCTGACCAACGGCCGGGCCGCCATGACCCGCAGGATGCTGCTGCGGGCCACGGCCCTCGCGGCCGGTGCGGGCAGCCTCGCCGCCTGCGGCATCCCGCCGGCCAAGAGCTCTTCCACCGGCAGCAACGACGCCCCGGCCAACTCCGCCAAGGACCTCTCCGACTCGGAGAAGGTGGTGAACTTCTCCAACTGGCCGCTCTACATCGACGTGGACGAGAAGGACAAGGAGAAGCACGGCACCCTCGACGAGTTCGCCGCCGCCACCGGCATCAAGGTCAAGTACACCGAGGACATCAACGACAACGTCGAGTTCTTCGGCAAGGTCAAGCCGCAGCTCGCGGCGGGCCAGGACACCGGCCGCGACCTGATGGTGCTCACCGACTGGATGGCCGGCCGGCTGATCCGGCTCGGCTGGGCACAGAAGCTGGACGCCGCCAACGTCACCAACGCCATCACCAACCTCGAGAGCCGCTTCCGCGCCCCCGACTGGGACCCGGGCCGCCAGTACTCCTACCCGTGGGCCGGTATCCAGGTCGTCGTCGCGTACAACAAGAAGGCCACCAAGGGGAAGGCCGTCACCAGCGTCAGCCAGCTGCTCGACGACCCCGAGCTGAAGGGTCGCGTCACCTTCCTCTCCGAGATGCGCGACACCATCGGGATGACCCTGCTCGACATGGGCAAGGACCCGGCGAAGTTCACCGCCGACGACTACAACGCCGCCATCGCGCGGCTGCAGAAGGCCGTCGACAGCAAGCAGATCCGCA encodes:
- a CDS encoding gamma-aminobutyraldehyde dehydrogenase; its protein translation is MDLTTFGSGAQYIAGRLTEGTGTEPFQVVNPADGSVVQEVRLAATADVDSAVAAAKAALPEWSGVTPGARSEALLRLAGILADHAEEFARVETAQTGKPIKLSTEFDVPGTVDNTSFFAGAARNLEGKAAGEWSGDHTSYVRREAIGVVGSISPWNYPLQMAAWKILPAIAAGNTIVLKPAELTPLTSLMFARACTEAGIPDGVVNVVTGAGRSAGEHLVSHPDVAMVSFTGSTPVGKRVAELATATVKRTHLELGGKAPFVVFDDADLDAAVHGAVAASLINSGQDCTAATRAYVQRPLYEAFVAGVAELYAAIRLGDPMNPQTDLGPLVSYTHRDRVAGFVERARGYGATIVTGGQAPAKGHDGTDLSLGAYYRPTLITGVAQDSEVVQGEIFGPVLVALPFDSDDEGLRLANDTPYGLAASAWTRDIHRSLRATREIAAGCVWVNDHIPIISEMPHGGYKSSGYGKDMSQYSLDEYTQVKHVMFDTTAVARKDWHRTIFGDR
- a CDS encoding ABC transporter ATP-binding protein, which codes for MSAPPDNDVLWARGIVKSHHGTPALRGVSLGVRDGEVLAITGPRGSGKSTLLGCLSALLPVDEGEVWFNSSPVHTLSRAGRERLRRDRFGFVGSEPHLVPELTARENVALPLLLAGAGHKAAYSAAAEWLERLDVSECATRRPAELVQSQRQRIAVARALAPLPPVVFADDPTAPLHREAQDQVLRILASAARSHQLTLVLATHDPELARYADRTVSLVDGRLVGPIAPVLHGTAATAVNAVAGR
- a CDS encoding polyamine ABC transporter substrate-binding protein, encoding MTFTRRSVLSAAGLLGLSACGIPAAYVPDDRRSVADRSERDRALNFSNWTQYIDVDEKTGKRPTLEEFRQRTGIDVTYTEDINDNDEFFGKISPVLAQGGDPGRDLMVVSDWMAGRYVALGWVQKLDKANLPNVTEHLDPQLSHPAFDPERTHSVPWQSGITGIAYNRKALGREIRSTAELWAPDLKGRVTLFAGMDEALGLLMLAQGADISAFTADDAHRAMDQVQKLVDGKHIRRFTGNDYTSDLASGAAIACQAYSGDAIQLKAQNPDIEFVVPEEGAELWAESLLVPDRAEHKRNAELLIDHYYQPEVAAELAAFVQYICPVPAAREILAKDPETAALADEPLIFPTDEIRTRLHTMRDVTAAERPEFHQVWGQVAGV
- a CDS encoding aspartate aminotransferase family protein, whose amino-acid sequence is MTADPAQKDLSKTAYDHLWMHFTRMSSYENSPVPTIVKGEGTYVWDDKGKKYLDGLAGLFVVQAGHGREELAEAAAKQAKELAFFPVWSYAHPKAVELAERLAHYAPGDLNKVFFSTGGGEAVETAWKLAKQYFKLTGKPTKYKVISRAVAYHGTPQGALSITGLPGLKAPFEPLVPGTHKAPNTNIYRAPAFLAGPDGTVDPEAYGRWCADEIEVAILNEGADTVAAVFVEPVQNAGGCFPPPPGYFQRLREICDRHDVLLVSDEVICAFGRLGTMFGADKFGYQPDMITCAKGMTSGYSPIGATIISDRLAEPFYKGDNTFLHGYTFGGHPVSSAVALANLDIFEREGLNQHVLDNEAAFLGTLNKLRDLPIVGDVRGNGFFYGIELVKDKVTKESFNDDEVERVLYGFLSKALFDNGLYCRADDRGDPVVQLAPPLISNQSTFDEIEQILRTSLTDAWAKL
- a CDS encoding Lrp/AsnC family transcriptional regulator → MANRDRNASVPLDAASKAIIEQLQEDGRRPYAAIGKAVGLSEAAVRQRVQKLLDQGVMQIVAVTDPLTVGFTRQAMVGIKIEGDVEPVADALAALDEVDYVVCTAGSFDLLAELVCEDDEHLLEMINKRIRALPGVRSTESFVYLKLRKQTYTWGTR
- a CDS encoding aspartate aminotransferase family protein, which translates into the protein MSIPTADSAAGQAVKAADRAHVFHSWSAQALIDPLAVAGAEGSYFWDYEGNRYLDFSSQLVNTNIGHQHPKVVAAIQEQAAKLCTLAPGFAVESRSEAARLIAERTPGDLDKIFFTNGGAEAVENAIRMARLHTGRQKVMSTYRSYHGATANAIALTGDPRRWANETGVSGIVHFWGPYAYRSPFHSENEAQECERALAHLEETIAFEGPHTVAAIILETVVGTAGILIPPAGYLAGVRAICDRYGIVFILDEVMAGFGRTGEWFAADHWGVTPDLLTFAKGVNSGYVPLGGVAISAEIAATFAERPFPGGLTYSGHPLACASAVATINAMAEEGIVEHAKHIGENVLGPGLRELAERHPSIGEVRGLGVFWALDLVKNRETREPMVPYNASGAANAPMAELAAACKQRGLWPFVNMNRFHVVPPCTVTEEEAKTGLAILDEALTLTDAHTV
- a CDS encoding PucR family transcriptional regulator — encoded protein: MLPTVARVLDLDVMRRGLPQVVAGADHLERPVRWVHVSELPDVAGVLQGGELVLTTGIALPEDREGLARYVRELDEVGVAGLVIEFGRRYFDTLPRALVHAAEQRGLPLIVLRRELRFVAVTEAVHALVVNAQLELLRTSEAVHQVFNELAVEGAEPGEVVRQVAQMAGAPVVLENLAHQVLAHDTAGRPESELLESWERRSRGVRPPGRTGYDPRSGWLVTTVGARGQDWGRLVLVDEPGPLPTDTPHRYAMLLERGAATLALNRLVVRDRESLERQTHRTLLSGILTHALTVSEVALRAQALGVPLESRRLVGVMLRQRRGPIPAALEAQARLRDFTELAATAIRTCRLSALVGALDDEGVGLLIALGSQQDEHAALEAFAAALRKLVADSARDAASPAPEPVIAVGSSVGSVRDARRTLLEATQVADAALHDAPGGRAAAYYRLPDVRLRGLLHLLRDDARLQTYVERELGPLLAYDAEHGSQLVQMLRIYLEQGRNKSAAADAAHLSRPSFYDRLHKVERILAVDLDQVESCLSLHVALLALDAVRR
- a CDS encoding gamma-aminobutyraldehyde dehydrogenase, encoding MSELRTLRNYINGEFVDAADGRTLDVIDPTTGQVYATSPLSGPADVDAAMASAAVAFPAWRDATPSTRQKLLLKIADAVEARAEEIVDAECRNTGKPRGLTLSEEIGPMVDQLRFFAGAARLLEGKAAGEYMDGMTSIIRREPVGVCAQVAPWNYPMMMAVWKFAPAIAAGNTVVLKPSDTTPASTVLLAEIIGGILKDLELPAGIFNVVTGDRETGRLMVEHRTPAMASITGSVRAGIQVAESASKDVKRVHLELGGKAPVVVFEDADIAEAVEGISVAGFFNAGQDCTAATRVLVHESIHDAFVEALAKAAADTKTGGIDDEDVLYGPLNNANQLKQVAGFIDRLPSHAKIEAGGHQVGEVGYFYAPTVVSGLKQDDEIIQNEVFGPVITVQKFSDEEQAVEYANGVEFALASSVWTKDHARAMRMSRRLDFGCVWINTHIPLVAEMPHGGFKKSGYGKDLSSYGFEDYTRVKHVMTAI